One Niabella beijingensis DNA window includes the following coding sequences:
- a CDS encoding outer membrane beta-barrel family protein, whose amino-acid sequence MKKNWILLLTLFVLFPFFSGAQSAGGVFEVAGKVLDSSSRQPVVYATIHLLDENGTPCVSGYTRENGTFRLQYDAGKDGPEAVTLQLSGAEYEDRKMILQLKVKNLGVPELLLLMPASKSMDAVVVTATKKIIEVQPGKIIYNAENDVTNKGGSAADILRKAPVLNVDGQGNVSMRGNTNLKILVDGKYSGQIARSPADALNMMPADIVKAVEVITTPSAKYDAEGAAGIINIITKKNSLRFSGALEMAAGNLEQVFNPRIAVAANKWSFSLHGHLHQLRTRETAVTEREQITGERLYQSQHKDNRAPHGSGDIAVIYTPDERSEWSLGINYWFGKWPDNSTVTTRLYAPDDRVSEAYIQAISRSEHYLGADMNLGYNRRFRKYNRELTLLAQFTPARSRSPYDSRVLFEGPDSSYREQNTNGVRNKEWTLQADYNHPFNSTGDYILETGIKAILRNVINRYEVFTETNGAPPVADPERSDIFSYKQNIWAGYTMLKAKWEQGWYAEAGLRYERTDISGQFRDQATDIRNQFDNLIPSFNFSRKLNERHLFGLSYTQRLTRPYIWDLNPNANASDPKNIETGNPALQPEIMHQAELTYGFQAASGYFFNTALFWKRTNNAIIDFTEITGQGVFVTRKENMASNIMYGINLSGSVRPNNKWSVNGNINLNYLDYAHEAWQVFNRGWAADMNMNTTFKLPTNYSLQLFGEYSTRKVTLQGYETPSYYYVFAVKKEFPRPKISVTGSAFNPFTSYIPRKKYIAAPGFTTLVSNRNYLQGFRVAVNWEFGRNASEKSIRKVSNDDIINPTKK is encoded by the coding sequence ATGAAAAAGAATTGGATCCTCTTACTGACCCTATTTGTGTTGTTCCCGTTTTTCTCAGGAGCTCAGTCAGCCGGCGGCGTTTTCGAGGTAGCGGGAAAGGTGCTCGACAGCAGCTCCCGTCAGCCGGTTGTGTATGCTACCATTCATCTGCTGGATGAGAACGGTACACCCTGCGTCTCCGGATATACCCGGGAAAACGGAACATTCCGGCTGCAGTATGATGCCGGCAAAGACGGGCCGGAAGCGGTAACACTGCAACTTTCGGGTGCGGAGTACGAAGATCGCAAGATGATCCTGCAGCTGAAGGTAAAGAATCTCGGGGTACCGGAACTTCTCTTACTGATGCCGGCTTCCAAAAGCATGGATGCGGTTGTGGTAACAGCTACAAAAAAGATCATTGAAGTGCAGCCGGGTAAGATCATTTACAATGCGGAGAATGATGTGACCAATAAAGGCGGATCGGCTGCAGATATCCTGCGGAAAGCGCCGGTATTGAATGTGGACGGCCAGGGCAATGTATCCATGCGCGGCAATACCAACCTGAAGATCCTGGTGGATGGCAAGTACTCGGGTCAGATCGCACGGAGCCCGGCCGATGCGCTCAATATGATGCCTGCGGATATTGTAAAAGCGGTGGAAGTGATCACCACACCTTCCGCAAAATATGATGCGGAAGGGGCGGCAGGTATTATTAACATTATCACCAAGAAGAACAGCCTGCGCTTCAGCGGGGCACTTGAAATGGCCGCCGGTAACCTCGAGCAGGTCTTTAATCCGCGCATTGCCGTGGCTGCTAATAAATGGAGCTTTTCCCTGCACGGACATTTGCATCAGCTCCGTACCCGGGAAACCGCTGTTACCGAACGAGAACAGATAACAGGTGAACGGTTGTACCAGTCGCAGCACAAAGACAACCGAGCTCCGCACGGGTCGGGTGATATTGCGGTTATCTATACACCGGATGAGCGGTCGGAGTGGAGCCTGGGCATCAATTACTGGTTCGGAAAATGGCCGGATAACAGCACTGTCACCACCCGTCTTTACGCACCTGATGACCGCGTAAGTGAGGCTTACATACAGGCCATAAGCCGCAGCGAGCACTACCTGGGGGCAGACATGAACCTGGGATATAACCGCAGGTTCCGGAAGTACAACAGGGAGCTGACGCTGCTGGCACAGTTTACCCCGGCGCGCTCACGTTCCCCTTATGATTCCCGTGTCCTCTTTGAAGGACCCGACTCGTCGTACCGGGAACAGAACACCAATGGGGTCCGCAATAAGGAATGGACCCTGCAGGCCGATTACAATCACCCCTTTAACAGCACCGGCGATTACATCCTGGAAACCGGTATCAAAGCCATTCTCCGTAATGTGATCAACCGGTATGAGGTCTTTACAGAGACCAATGGCGCTCCGCCCGTTGCAGATCCGGAACGTTCCGACATCTTTAGCTATAAACAAAACATATGGGCGGGGTATACCATGCTTAAAGCAAAATGGGAACAGGGCTGGTATGCAGAGGCCGGCCTCCGGTATGAACGAACGGATATCAGCGGTCAGTTCCGCGATCAGGCAACGGATATCAGGAACCAGTTCGACAATCTTATACCGAGCTTTAATTTTTCCAGAAAACTGAACGAACGGCACTTATTCGGACTCAGCTATACACAGCGGCTCACAAGGCCTTATATCTGGGATCTTAATCCCAATGCCAACGCCAGTGATCCGAAGAATATTGAGACGGGCAATCCGGCACTCCAACCGGAGATCATGCACCAGGCCGAGCTGACCTATGGATTCCAGGCTGCATCCGGGTATTTCTTTAATACAGCGCTGTTCTGGAAGCGGACCAATAATGCGATCATCGATTTTACGGAGATTACCGGTCAGGGGGTGTTCGTTACGCGTAAAGAGAATATGGCCTCCAATATCATGTACGGGATCAACCTGTCCGGCTCTGTCCGCCCCAATAATAAATGGAGTGTCAACGGCAACATCAACCTCAATTACCTGGACTATGCCCATGAAGCCTGGCAGGTGTTCAACCGGGGATGGGCGGCAGATATGAATATGAATACGACATTTAAACTGCCCACTAATTATTCCCTGCAGTTGTTTGGCGAATACAGCACCCGGAAAGTTACCCTTCAGGGTTATGAAACGCCATCGTATTATTATGTGTTTGCCGTTAAGAAGGAATTCCCCCGTCCCAAGATCTCTGTCACCGGCTCGGCATTCAATCCGTTCACCAGCTATATTCCCCGTAAAAAATACATCGCCGCCCCGGGCTTTACCACTCTGGTGAGCAACCGCAATTACCTGCAGGGATTCCGGGTAGCCGTCAACTGGGAATTCGGACGTAATGCTTCCGAAAAAAGCATCCGGAAAGTTTCCAACGATGATATCATTAATCCGACAAAAAAATGA
- a CDS encoding DUF4198 domain-containing protein, with amino-acid sequence MLLRKLLTLLLIMLVSQVVLAHAIWVETRPTGNKDQAHEIKVYFGEYGDNDITPAEKWFSDLKAFSLEVIAPDGTAEKLSATAAEDHYRSSFTPRQEGVYTVVLHHPVKDFYHGMQLKYNSGATVKIGNSDTGNQAAVNKNQLSIFTDNASAAVKNQPVKTRVLFDGKPAAQKEVQVFAPNGWSKTLYTDKEGMISFTPLWEGKYMVEFSHTDEKGGETDGRKFEKTFNAATALLFVK; translated from the coding sequence ATGCTGTTAAGAAAACTACTCACATTGTTATTGATTATGCTGGTGTCTCAGGTTGTTCTGGCCCATGCCATCTGGGTGGAGACCCGGCCCACAGGCAATAAAGATCAGGCACATGAAATAAAAGTATACTTCGGAGAGTATGGAGATAATGACATTACCCCTGCGGAAAAATGGTTTTCCGATTTAAAAGCATTCAGCCTGGAAGTGATCGCGCCGGATGGCACTGCTGAAAAATTATCAGCAACAGCCGCTGAAGATCACTACCGGAGCAGCTTTACGCCCCGTCAGGAAGGAGTATATACGGTGGTGCTGCATCACCCCGTAAAGGATTTTTATCATGGTATGCAGCTCAAATACAACAGCGGTGCTACCGTAAAGATCGGGAATTCGGATACCGGGAACCAGGCGGCCGTAAACAAGAATCAACTCAGTATTTTTACAGATAACGCGTCGGCAGCGGTAAAGAACCAGCCGGTAAAAACACGGGTGCTCTTCGATGGCAAACCTGCGGCCCAAAAGGAAGTACAGGTGTTTGCCCCCAATGGCTGGAGCAAGACCCTGTACACTGATAAAGAAGGAATGATCAGTTTTACACCCTTGTGGGAAGGAAAGTATATGGTGGAGTTTTCGCATACCGATGAGAAAGGCGGAGAAACCGATGGCAGGAAATTTGAAAAAACATTCAACGCCGCAACGGCTTTGTTGTTTGTGAAATAA
- a CDS encoding PepSY-associated TM helix domain-containing protein, whose product MAEKKSRKLKWAVHQKRWFGKWHLYLGIIAGALLAVVGLTGSILVFSDEIDQAFNKELFFSMKQQKRYSLEEIAAIVPQKYPGKKVDYVYLPAENQPNLSYVCYNFETEEQFFIDPYTAELAGKRLHHSSFIGFVTELHTNLLMPGPGQYIVGLATLCLLILTISGLRLWIPQQYKKWKQWRSVLTINFKAGFKRQNYDWHNVLGIYSAPVVVMLSLTGFAITFGPLFIAFLFILTGRSPQSVQQIFGQKSEWVKGRPALSPVEAAAVAKKQFPEAVIRGIAYPADSTGAYRFDLRSDGVSKEGNRIMLSIDQYTGKLLLNSETDFPNIGNSYLTWIVPLHLGTFGGWPTRILACLGGLIPLLLFITGFIIWWPRLKKRQGKKSAVPPRPSKDETALQAIRALPAGSYFSYHFKKGLKYGLLILGSAFLSGLLYGVISGIPLQPALFSVLYTGIALIINFLLALLVVITGCLVLLPFKRTIKRPLKYFSLSLSLLLVFVPFLLAIAVLSKDLF is encoded by the coding sequence ATGGCAGAAAAAAAAAGCAGAAAACTGAAATGGGCCGTCCACCAGAAGCGCTGGTTTGGGAAATGGCACCTCTACCTGGGTATCATTGCAGGAGCGCTGCTTGCTGTTGTAGGACTTACTGGCAGCATCCTTGTCTTTTCGGATGAGATCGATCAGGCATTCAACAAAGAGTTGTTTTTTTCCATGAAGCAACAAAAGCGCTATTCCCTGGAGGAGATCGCTGCGATCGTTCCTCAAAAATACCCCGGCAAAAAAGTGGATTATGTGTACCTGCCTGCCGAGAACCAGCCCAACCTCAGCTATGTCTGCTATAATTTTGAAACGGAAGAACAATTCTTCATCGACCCCTATACTGCGGAGCTTGCCGGAAAACGCCTGCACCACAGTTCCTTTATCGGGTTTGTAACAGAGCTGCATACCAACCTGCTGATGCCCGGACCGGGACAATACATTGTAGGACTGGCCACTCTTTGCCTGCTCATCCTTACCATCAGCGGCCTGCGTTTGTGGATACCGCAGCAATATAAGAAGTGGAAACAATGGAGATCGGTGCTTACCATCAATTTTAAAGCAGGATTTAAACGTCAGAATTACGACTGGCACAATGTCCTGGGTATCTATTCGGCACCGGTAGTGGTAATGCTGTCGCTGACCGGGTTTGCCATTACATTTGGTCCGCTCTTCATAGCCTTTCTTTTTATATTGACCGGCAGGTCGCCCCAATCGGTACAACAGATCTTCGGGCAAAAATCGGAATGGGTAAAAGGCCGGCCGGCACTTTCCCCCGTGGAAGCTGCTGCTGTTGCAAAAAAACAATTTCCCGAGGCCGTGATCCGGGGCATTGCCTATCCGGCAGACAGTACCGGTGCATACCGCTTTGACCTGCGTTCGGATGGGGTGTCAAAAGAAGGCAACCGGATCATGCTGAGTATTGATCAGTATACGGGTAAGCTCCTGCTGAACAGCGAGACAGACTTTCCGAATATCGGTAACAGTTATCTCACCTGGATCGTGCCATTGCACCTGGGCACCTTTGGCGGATGGCCCACCCGGATACTGGCCTGCCTGGGAGGATTGATCCCCTTATTGTTGTTTATTACAGGTTTTATCATCTGGTGGCCAAGGCTAAAAAAACGGCAGGGTAAGAAAAGCGCCGTTCCTCCAAGACCCTCAAAAGACGAAACGGCCCTGCAGGCCATCCGTGCCCTGCCCGCCGGATCTTATTTTTCGTATCATTTTAAAAAAGGATTGAAATACGGACTCCTGATACTGGGGAGCGCCTTTCTGTCCGGCCTGCTGTATGGCGTTATTTCCGGCATTCCCCTTCAACCCGCATTGTTCTCGGTCTTATATACCGGAATAGCACTGATCATCAACTTCCTGCTCGCATTGCTTGTTGTTATTACCGGCTGCCTCGTATTACTGCCATTTAAAAGAACAATAAAGCGCCCGCTCAAATATTTTTCCCTGTCTCTTTCACTGTTGCTGGTGTTTGTGCCCTTCCTGCTTGCCATTGCAGTGCTGTCAAAAGACCTCTTCTGA
- a CDS encoding TonB-dependent receptor — MKQLMMMALFFTGSVLGTAAQQAGIHGRISTADGQPVTQISIVLKDTKWGAVSNDNGYYQIKNIKPGEYTVEFSFTGEIRESKAVSLGPGTNLTLDFQIQETSKQLSEVIVETNKIMNRTSVYSNKLPLANLENPQIVTAIPEVVLRKQMAMSLEDAMKNAAGVTKLWDATNRPDGGSIFVSRGFQTTTKARNGLPNIVNTNVEMANLDRIEILKGPTGTLFGSIINSYGGLINRITKKPYFFNGGYAGVEYGSYNFMRASADANVVLKKDQLAFRMNVAGQKQDSWQDAGFQQSYIIAPSFIYRPNDRFTLNADAEIVGSKGNSNGGNFMFILPPSTINGAISGMLAQNNVPDATINAILSQAPQTLKEAYGTDRIDELKLDYNRSFISNDVYSKTNTNSFFADASYKLSEHWTSQTAATYSLSHNNGYAAFQYLLPNYLASFLKSFPTGTPDFGTPGTDSIARMVWKPVGITKTFDIQQNFISDYTFGKLRNRAVLGIDYLSYKSDVTYYYFSGLLHGTVPYPYLFDVVDANGRSGTNLIYNKPNIDNAYQTRGNIEAQPYIQHSDVLSAYINNVTNLTDYLIVSAGLRVDNFDNRQKDAVPEKVKPSQAKLSPKFGLIFMPVKDRLSLFANYQNGFTNQFGMSWDSVAFDPEEANQKEIGIKYSLFKNKLTGSISYYDILVKNVVRQDPSHANFSIQDGEQRSKGLEVEVLANPYKGWTLLLGYGYNDSKMQKADADVNGLRPVSAGPYNTANFWTNYTFTTTALNGLGVGFSLNHSSESYAVNSNIDGKLILPAATILGAHLTYDRKHYRVGLKVNNVSNEKYWMGWTNFIPQMPRQFIGTIAYKF, encoded by the coding sequence ATGAAGCAATTGATGATGATGGCGTTGTTTTTTACAGGCAGCGTATTGGGCACCGCAGCACAGCAGGCGGGTATTCATGGCCGGATCAGCACTGCCGACGGGCAGCCGGTAACACAGATCAGTATCGTATTAAAAGACACCAAATGGGGCGCCGTTTCAAACGACAACGGCTATTACCAGATAAAAAATATTAAGCCCGGGGAATACACCGTAGAATTCTCATTTACCGGTGAGATCAGGGAAAGCAAAGCCGTTTCTCTAGGCCCCGGCACCAATTTAACCCTCGATTTTCAAATACAGGAAACCTCAAAGCAGCTAAGTGAAGTGATCGTGGAGACGAACAAGATCATGAACCGGACCAGCGTATATTCCAACAAGCTGCCGCTCGCCAACCTGGAAAATCCGCAGATAGTGACCGCCATCCCGGAAGTGGTCCTGAGAAAACAGATGGCCATGAGCCTCGAGGATGCCATGAAGAATGCTGCGGGTGTTACAAAGCTCTGGGATGCCACCAACCGGCCCGACGGAGGGTCGATTTTTGTGAGCCGCGGTTTTCAAACCACTACCAAGGCCCGGAACGGACTGCCCAATATCGTAAATACCAATGTGGAGATGGCCAACCTCGACCGCATCGAGATCCTGAAAGGTCCTACGGGCACGCTTTTTGGCAGTATTATTAACTCCTATGGAGGACTGATCAACCGGATCACCAAGAAGCCTTATTTCTTTAATGGCGGTTATGCTGGTGTGGAATACGGCTCTTATAATTTCATGCGGGCTTCTGCAGATGCCAATGTAGTATTGAAAAAGGATCAGCTGGCTTTCCGGATGAATGTAGCCGGCCAGAAACAGGACAGCTGGCAGGATGCGGGGTTCCAGCAGAGTTATATCATTGCGCCTTCTTTTATCTACCGGCCCAATGACCGTTTTACGCTGAATGCGGATGCAGAGATCGTAGGCTCCAAAGGCAACAGCAACGGCGGCAATTTTATGTTCATCCTGCCCCCCAGTACAATTAACGGCGCCATAAGCGGAATGCTCGCGCAGAACAATGTTCCGGATGCTACCATAAATGCGATTCTGTCGCAGGCACCTCAAACCCTTAAGGAGGCTTACGGAACCGACCGGATCGATGAACTGAAACTGGATTATAACCGCTCATTCATTTCGAACGATGTTTATTCCAAAACCAATACCAACTCCTTCTTTGCCGACGCGAGTTACAAATTATCCGAACACTGGACATCACAGACGGCAGCTACCTACAGTCTCAGTCATAACAACGGGTATGCAGCTTTCCAGTACCTGCTGCCTAATTACCTGGCCAGCTTCCTTAAATCATTCCCAACCGGCACACCAGACTTTGGTACACCGGGTACGGATAGTATCGCCCGCATGGTGTGGAAACCCGTGGGCATTACCAAGACCTTTGACATACAGCAGAACTTCATTTCGGACTATACCTTTGGCAAGCTGCGTAACCGCGCAGTACTGGGTATCGATTACCTCTCGTACAAATCAGATGTAACCTATTACTATTTCAGTGGCCTGTTGCATGGGACGGTACCGTATCCCTATCTTTTTGATGTGGTGGATGCTAATGGCAGATCCGGGACAAACCTTATTTACAATAAGCCCAATATTGACAATGCGTATCAAACAAGGGGGAACATTGAAGCCCAGCCTTATATCCAGCATTCCGATGTGCTCAGTGCCTATATTAATAACGTCACGAACCTGACCGATTACCTGATCGTTTCAGCTGGCTTGCGGGTGGATAATTTTGATAACCGGCAAAAAGATGCGGTTCCTGAAAAGGTAAAACCATCCCAGGCAAAGCTGTCTCCTAAATTCGGACTGATCTTTATGCCCGTAAAGGACCGGTTATCGCTCTTTGCCAATTACCAGAACGGGTTTACCAACCAGTTCGGCATGAGCTGGGACAGCGTGGCATTTGATCCGGAAGAGGCCAACCAGAAAGAGATCGGGATAAAATATTCACTGTTTAAAAATAAACTGACCGGAAGCATCAGCTACTACGACATCCTCGTAAAAAATGTGGTGCGCCAGGATCCTTCGCATGCCAATTTCAGCATCCAGGATGGCGAGCAGCGCAGCAAGGGGCTTGAAGTGGAAGTACTGGCCAATCCCTACAAGGGCTGGACCTTATTACTGGGCTATGGGTACAACGACAGCAAAATGCAAAAAGCAGATGCTGATGTAAACGGGCTGCGACCTGTATCTGCAGGGCCTTATAATACGGCCAATTTCTGGACCAACTATACCTTTACTACTACGGCGCTGAATGGGCTGGGTGTGGGTTTCAGTCTGAACCATTCCAGTGAATCCTATGCCGTGAACAGCAATATCGACGGAAAGCTGATCCTTCCCGCAGCAACCATCCTCGGTGCACACCTTACCTACGACCGGAAACATTACCGGGTCGGTTTAAAGGTGAACAACGTCAGCAACGAAAAATACTGGATGGGCTGGACCAATTTCATCCCGCAGATGCCCCGACAGTTCATAGGGACGATTGCCTATAAATTCTAA
- the cysM gene encoding cysteine synthase CysM yields MSSLLDLIGNTPMVELKKLNPNPNVKIFVKLEGNNPGGSVKDRAALNMIASALERGDIKPGDKMVEATSGNTGIALAMIARFYDLDLELVLPDTSTKERTLTMEAFGAQVTLLNGIEACRDYAEAKAERGEAFILNQFANNDNWGAHYKTTGPEIWRDTNGTITHFVSAMGTTGTIMGCSRYLKEQNPEIQIIGCQPTEEASIPGIRRWPEAYLPKIFDPQRVDRIMDITEAEAVDCTRRLAKDEGVFAGMSSGGAAAAAFRLAAEIEQGTIVFIACDRGDRYLSSNLFG; encoded by the coding sequence ATGTCATCTCTACTGGATCTGATCGGTAACACGCCGATGGTGGAATTAAAAAAACTGAATCCCAATCCGAACGTAAAAATATTTGTAAAGCTCGAGGGCAATAACCCGGGCGGCAGTGTAAAGGACCGGGCTGCGTTGAACATGATCGCATCAGCACTGGAACGGGGCGATATCAAGCCCGGTGATAAAATGGTGGAAGCTACCAGCGGCAATACCGGAATTGCCCTGGCAATGATCGCACGGTTTTATGATCTCGACCTGGAGCTGGTACTGCCCGATACTTCTACCAAAGAGCGTACATTGACCATGGAAGCCTTCGGGGCACAGGTGACCTTATTAAATGGAATCGAGGCCTGTCGCGATTATGCTGAAGCAAAGGCAGAAAGAGGAGAGGCGTTTATTTTAAACCAGTTTGCCAATAATGATAACTGGGGCGCGCATTATAAAACAACCGGACCGGAAATATGGCGGGACACCAATGGAACCATTACGCACTTTGTAAGTGCCATGGGTACCACCGGCACCATTATGGGCTGTTCCCGGTATTTAAAGGAACAGAACCCGGAGATCCAGATCATCGGTTGTCAGCCAACAGAAGAGGCATCCATACCCGGGATCCGGCGCTGGCCCGAGGCATATCTGCCAAAGATATTTGACCCGCAGCGGGTAGACCGTATCATGGATATTACGGAGGCGGAAGCCGTGGATTGTACCCGGCGGCTGGCCAAAGACGAAGGCGTATTTGCCGGCATGAGTTCGGGCGGCGCCGCTGCCGCCGCTTTCCGGCTGGCTGCAGAGATAGAACAGGGAACGATCGTCTTTATCGCCTGCGACCGTGGTGACCGCTACCTGAGCAGTAATCTTTTTGGATAG
- a CDS encoding serine O-acetyltransferase translates to MDNNFYQKIFESQKGVPAVPPNHVISSWADALICLLFPERADCFPISAEEVHHKLMLREKELTAILEVTDTCQQVLNNAGRFFQQLPELYRLLNTDIEAILSGDPAAKTRFEVIRAYPGFFAIAYYRIAHVLWTLQIPHLPRILTEHAHGITGIDIHPGAVIGAYFCIDHGSGTVIGESTIIGDHVKIYQGVTLGALSVEKSMMNSKRHPTVEDGVVIYSNATILGGDTVIGANSIVGGNVWLTRSIAPNSKVYHRPSIDLVEQEILE, encoded by the coding sequence ATGGACAATAATTTTTACCAAAAGATATTTGAATCGCAGAAGGGCGTGCCTGCGGTACCACCGAATCATGTGATCTCTTCCTGGGCGGATGCCTTGATCTGCCTGCTTTTTCCCGAACGTGCGGATTGTTTCCCCATCAGTGCAGAAGAAGTGCATCACAAGCTGATGTTGCGGGAGAAAGAGCTGACGGCCATCCTGGAAGTGACGGATACCTGTCAGCAGGTATTGAACAATGCCGGGCGGTTCTTTCAGCAGCTGCCCGAACTGTACCGTTTATTGAATACGGATATAGAAGCCATCCTTTCAGGAGATCCGGCAGCCAAGACCCGTTTTGAAGTGATAAGGGCCTACCCGGGGTTTTTTGCCATTGCCTACTACCGGATCGCGCATGTGCTATGGACCCTGCAGATCCCGCATCTGCCGCGTATTCTTACGGAACATGCACACGGCATTACCGGTATCGATATTCATCCGGGTGCTGTTATCGGGGCCTATTTCTGCATCGACCATGGCAGCGGAACCGTGATCGGGGAATCCACGATCATTGGGGATCATGTTAAAATATATCAGGGTGTAACACTTGGAGCCCTAAGTGTGGAAAAAAGCATGATGAACAGCAAGCGGCATCCTACAGTGGAAGACGGGGTGGTGATCTATTCCAATGCCACCATACTGGGTGGCGACACGGTGATAGGTGCCAACAGCATTGTAGGCGGGAACGTATGGCTTACCCGCAGCATAGCTCCTAATTCAAAAGTATATCATCGCCCCTCCATCGACCTGGTGGAACAGGAAATACTGGAATGA
- a CDS encoding LacI family DNA-binding transcriptional regulator, protein MKKEVTIYDIARKLNLSTATVSRALDNNALVKEKTKEKVMAAAEKMGYRQNLLAKNLRQQQSRTIGVLLHEVNSYFATSVLAGIEKITTQEKYDILIAHSNEDGLREIANTKNLFNKRVDGLIVSQAMTSTGTDHFMPYIDRGIPVIFFDRVPKNISCTKIIIDNLQTGYNATAHLIQQGYRRIAHITASLERNVYNERFKGYKKALKKYNIPYDEALVGICSLDHTETLQALNQLLLQQPDAFFITNDFAAAVCINELHRLGYHIPDDIGVVGYNNDVLGSLITPKLSTVDYPGILMGELAAQELINAIKQTKKEQRPDKRIVLSSELIIRESSVPPRSKVNRKTENN, encoded by the coding sequence ATGAAAAAGGAAGTTACGATTTATGATATCGCCCGTAAACTGAATCTTTCCACCGCCACCGTAAGCCGGGCACTGGATAACAATGCCCTGGTAAAAGAAAAAACAAAGGAAAAGGTGATGGCAGCTGCAGAAAAAATGGGTTACCGGCAAAACCTGCTGGCCAAAAACCTGCGTCAGCAGCAATCGCGTACCATCGGGGTACTGTTGCATGAAGTGAACAGCTATTTTGCCACATCGGTGCTGGCGGGTATCGAAAAGATCACCACACAGGAAAAGTATGACATCCTGATTGCACATTCCAACGAAGACGGCCTCCGGGAAATCGCGAACACGAAGAACCTTTTTAATAAACGGGTGGACGGGTTGATCGTTTCGCAGGCAATGACCTCAACCGGCACAGACCATTTTATGCCCTATATCGACAGAGGCATACCGGTGATCTTTTTCGACCGGGTACCTAAAAATATTTCCTGCACCAAGATCATTATCGACAACCTGCAAACCGGGTATAATGCCACAGCACATTTGATTCAACAGGGCTACCGGAGAATAGCGCATATTACCGCCAGCCTGGAACGCAATGTTTACAACGAACGCTTTAAAGGATATAAAAAGGCTCTTAAAAAATACAACATACCTTATGATGAAGCGCTGGTGGGGATCTGCAGTCTGGATCATACCGAGACCCTGCAGGCACTGAACCAATTACTGTTGCAACAGCCGGATGCTTTCTTTATTACAAACGATTTTGCCGCTGCTGTATGTATCAATGAACTGCACCGCCTGGGTTATCACATACCGGATGATATCGGTGTTGTCGGTTATAATAATGATGTATTGGGCAGCCTGATCACGCCGAAGCTTTCCACGGTGGACTATCCCGGAATTTTGATGGGCGAACTTGCCGCACAGGAATTGATCAACGCAATAAAGCAAACAAAAAAGGAACAGCGCCCCGACAAACGGATCGTGCTTTCCTCGGAACTGATCATACGTGAATCATCGGTTCCTCCGCGTAGTAAAGTAAACAGGAAAACAGAAAATAACTGA